Within the Thermocladium sp. ECH_B genome, the region ATCAAATACAGTAACGAATATTCCTAAGTCACGCTCGACCCTCCCCTCATATAGCTCCCTTAACTGCTCCACAGCTATCTTGTCTATTGGCTCCCCAAACTTAGTTGGGGGTACTCGTATATAATCCCTGACAGAAACTATCCTGAACACTTGCCATTCTTGAACCTATTATTTAAAAATTTTTTGAAGAAGAATAGATGAGGCATTGTNAACGCCTAAAGATGGCCTATCCTTAGTTACCTACAGACATGCCCTCCTCACCAAAGCTTCGAAGATTTCTTGCCCAAGAACCGTAAAAATGATAACAAAGAACTATAAATCCAGCAAGGGGACGAAGTACCTACACTTAAAGGGCAGGATTGGCAGTATTTATTAGATTACCCTAACCCCTATCACGTCGGTGAAGAACTTTATTGCCTCATCCTTGGATACCCTCTGCTTCCTGCCGACTTCATGCCTCATCCTACGCCTGTATTGAACTCTCATGCCGGGCCTCGCCAGCACAGTAGTTACGGTGAAGCCCCAAATACCCACGGCTGGATCATAACGAGCGCCAGGCATTAATATGTGCTCCGCTATCCCGAAACTAACATTACCATAATTATCAAAACCGCTCCGCCTTAGGGTGAAGTCGACTACTGCAAGCGACTTAAGCAGGAACCAAATCGCTCTCTCTCTACGGAGAGTAACGGCCACCCCTATATGTTCTCCCTTGCGTATTCCGAAATCCTTTATCGATTTCTTAGCCTTCCTATAAGACGGGTCTTGACCCGTTAATTCCTTGAGGACATTGGCTGCCTTCTCAAGCCTCTCCCCGCTTTGACCAACCCCCATATTAACCACCACCTTATCGATCCTAATTGATCTCATGGGGTTATCGGCAGGCAACACGAAGCGATGCCAATCCAATGATTCCGGCGTAATAGTCTTTAAATCAAGCGATGCTATATCTATGACCGGCATCCTAGTTCACCCTCACCAACGGCGAATCCCTGCCTATCATCAATACATGGTCTAGGACAGTTCTATATTCTATTCCCTCACTATTAATTGAAACTATGGCCTCCCTGCGACGCATCGTCTGGATAATTGACTTCAATACACCATGCCTACCAGCATTGCTGCCCCTAAATATTAACGCGTAATTGCCGGGTTTAACTGGGATATAATCAAGTATCTTACCCTCCCTCAGCGAGAATAAAACGGATCCGAGGGTCCCATAATCCTTGGCATCATCGACCACGACATTGGTTCCATCATTGAAATTCAATTGAACCTTGCCGCCCTTCATCGATGTCTTATTTTCTACTCTCCTTAGCTTGACGTTAGCCTCCTCTCCCTGTATCTGAATGACTCTCAAGAACTTAACTGGATCCGGAAGAACCCTGAATAATTCACCCGTGGGCACCAATTCAATTACATCCATTGCACCAACTGGATACTGGTAATCCCGTCTTATCCTGCCATCCACCTTAACATAATTAGCGCCAAGCACCCGCCTGGCCTCCTGCAGCGTAGTTACGTAACCCAATAAATCCCTTAGAACTAAACCCAATGGCAAACTCTCGGATACGCTGTGGGGACCTGGATTTGGCTTAACAGTCCATGAATACCCCTTCTCTAGGGGCCACCAACCAGGCGCCATTGATCTCCTTAAGTGGGTCACGATGAACCACCTTGTTGAGGAACTATTACTTCCNCGCCGCCGGACACCGCCCCAACGGCTTTCCTCTTCCCTATCGCATTCATCCTGCGCTTATCACTGGTGTCTAACTCAACTATCATTACCTTAGATGCATGAATTGGATGATAAATGACCTCGCCATTAGCTCTCTTCGATGAAACATTCTCAATAGTTATTCTTTCCTTCCTATAATTAACCGATAATACCTTACCCCTTATCCCCTTATAATCACCCCTCATAACCACCACAGTATCCCCCTTCCTCACAACTAATCTCTTCACTCCATATTGCTTTCGCAGATCCTTAGATAACGGCGCAATTAGAAACCTACGCTTCTCATACCACGAGGCATTCAGTCGCCTCTTCCTCTGCTTCCTCGGCTGACTCGAGACCATCTTCAAAGCCCATAAGCCTAAGTTTAAGAATTTATCGCTACACAGCCAGCATCAAAGGATAGTCAATCGCTCAAATTCACCGCCTAATCGAGTAAAGCATGAACATAATTGGGCGAATCCCTAAATACGTGCCAATTGGACTCATCCCTATATTACATCCCTATATTAATAGAGATAATGTTAATGCCAGTATTAAGGGGAGACCCAGGTACAGGAAAACGAATTTCGGGGCTTCCTTTAATGATCTTGCGGCTGCCTCAACCATGCCTCTAAATCCATCTTCTCCAATCACCTTAACCTCGGTCTCTACCTCCGTATGAATTGGCATCACCATGGCGGTATTTATTTTCGGAATGGTTTCTCGGATTTTTGTTATCAATTCGTTCGGATCAATGGATTCGC harbors:
- a CDS encoding 50S ribosomal protein L5 codes for the protein MRSIRIDKVVVNMGVGQSGERLEKAANVLKELTGQDPSYRKAKKSIKDFGIRKGEHIGVAVTLRRERAIWFLLKSLAVVDFTLRRSGFDNYGNVSFGIAEHILMPGARYDPAVGIWGFTVTTVLARPGMRVQYRRRMRHEVGRKQRVSKDEAIKFFTDVIGVRVI
- a CDS encoding 30S ribosomal protein S4e (the function of this ribosomal subunit is unknown), whose translation is MTHLRRSMAPGWWPLEKGYSWTVKPNPGPHSVSESLPLGLVLRDLLGYVTTLQEARRVLGANYVKVDGRIRRDYQYPVGAMDVIELVPTGELFRVLPDPVKFLRVIQIQGEEANVKLRRVENKTSMKGGKVQLNFNDGTNVVVDDAKDYGTLGSVLFSLREGKILDYIPVKPGNYALIFRGSNAGRHGVLKSIIQTMRRREAIVSINSEGIEYRTVLDHVLMIGRDSPLVRVN
- a CDS encoding 50S ribosomal protein L24, with protein sequence MVSSQPRKQRKRRLNASWYEKRRFLIAPLSKDLRKQYGVKRLVVRKGDTVVVMRGDYKGIRGKVLSVNYRKERITIENVSSKRANGEVIYHPIHASKVMIVELDTSDKRRMNAIGKRKAVGAVSGGXEVIVPQQGGSS